A genome region from Mycteria americana isolate JAX WOST 10 ecotype Jacksonville Zoo and Gardens unplaced genomic scaffold, USCA_MyAme_1.0 Scaffold_86, whole genome shotgun sequence includes the following:
- the ZBTB9 gene encoding zinc finger and BTB domain-containing protein 9 translates to MAAEGGRVQISFPQHAAALLDSLNRLRLEGKFCDVAVHVGGRIFPAHKSVLAAASPFFHDKLLLQDGGRLLLPPAIDPDAFEGLLHLIYSGRLTLLLEALPGHLLVASGLQMWHVVDQCSEILRELEGGACRWAGRGSEVTSSSSSTGRGGEASSSWTTRGGDGSSSASWTTRGGDGSSCATHGGDGASSWTTCGDGSSRSTHGGDGGSSWTTRGGDGSSCPTRGGDGASSWPTRGGDGSSLSSWTTRGGDGSSCPTRGGDGGSSWSTRGGEGSSSSSSSWPARGGDGSSWATRSGDAATPSFTKEGGEEVLKIRVAADVAPAATSSLSSLLKDAGEEVLKICVEEEEEEEEEEEDEGGHRRRHRPTDALQIVLEEEEEEDGAPGDTHEPPKIFYIKQEVGDATAVEGLLPATELAGGFAPAEVSYVIPAGGSGTTVTTGGTMATTGGAAVFPQPSWKPVDLHGNEILGRGQALHAPVKLGAAPDGKRFGCLCGKRFAVKPKRDRHIMLTFSLRPFACAACHKRFKLKHHLTEHMKTHDGAGRACERCGRRFRLRSGLAKHRPLCQGARWGGGCWACE, encoded by the coding sequence ATGGCGGCGGAGGGGGGCCGGGTGCAgatctccttcccccagcacgCGGCGGCGCTGCTGGATTCCCTCAACCGCCTGCGGCTGGAGGGAAAGTTCTGCGACGTGGCCGTCCACGTGGGCGGCCGGATCTTCCCCGCCCACAAGAGCGTCCTGGCCGCCGCGTCCCCCTTCTTCCACgacaagctgctgctgcaggatgggGGGCGCTTGCTGCTGCCCCCCGCCATCGACCCCGATGCCTTTGAGGGGCTCCTGCACCTTATCTACTCGGGGCGCTTGACGTTGCTGTTGGAGGCCCTGCCGGGTCATCTCTTGGTGGCCAGCGGTCTCCAGATGTGGCACGTGGTGGATCAGTGCTCGGAGATCCTGAGGGAGTTGGAGGGCGGGGCGTGCCGGTGGGCTGGGAGGGGCAGCGAGGTgacatcgtcatcatcatcaacCGGCCGCGGCGGTGAGGCTTCATCCTCATGGACCACCCGTGGCGGAGATGGGTCTTCATCAGCATCCTGGACCACCCGTGGTGGAGATGGGTCTTCGTGTGCCACCCATGGTGGAGACGGAGCATCATCGTGGACCACCTGTGGTGATGGGTCTTCACGTAGCACCCATGGTGGAGACGGAGGATCATCATGGACCACCCGTGGTGGAGATGGGTCGTCATGTCCCACCCGCGGCGGTGACGGAGCGTCGTCATGGCCCACCCGTGGTGGCGACGGGTCTTCACTGTCCTCGTGGACCACGCGTGGTGGCGATGGCTCATCGTGTCCCACCCGCGGTGGTGACGGAGGATCCTCGTGGTCCACCCGCGGTGGCGAGGgatcttcatcatcatcatcatcatggcCTGCGCGTGGAGGTGATGGCTCTTCGTGGGCCACCCGCAGCGGTGACGCGGCGACGCCGTCTTTCACCAAGGAAGGAGGCGAGGAGGTCCTCAAAATCCGCGTGGCCGCAGACGTGGCGCCAGCAGCGACGTCATCCCTGAGCTCCCTGCTGAAGGACGCTGGCGAGGAGGTCCTCAAGATctgtgtggaggaggaggaggaagaagaagaagaggaggaggacgagggcggccaccgccgccgccaccgccccacCGATGCCCTCCAGAtcgtgctggaggaggaggaggaggaagacgggGCACCCGGAGACACCCACGAGCCCCCCAAGATCTTCTACATCAAGCAGGAAGTGGGTGACGCCACCGCCGTTGAGGGCCTCCTGCCGGCAACGGAGTTGGCGGGCGGCTTCGCGCCGGCGGAGGTGAGCTACGTCATCCCGGCAGGCGGCAGCGGGACGACGGTGACGACCGGCGGGACGATGGCGACAACGGGCGGGGCGGCCGTTTTCCCGCAACCATCTTGGAAACCGGTGGACCTTCACGGGAACGAGATCCTGGGTCGAGGTCAAGCCCTCCACGCCCCGGTGAAACTGGGAGCTGCTCCCGACGGCAAACGTTTCGGTTGCTTGTGCGGTAAACGCTTCGCCGTCAAACCCAAGCGGGATCGACACATCATGCTGACCTTCAGCCTGCGTCCTTTCGCCTGCGCCGCCTGTCACAAGCGCTTCAAGCTGAAACATCACTTGACGGAGCACATGAAGACCCACGACGGGGCCGGGCGGGCCTGCGAGCGCTGCGGCCGGCGCTTCCGCCTACGGAGCGGTTTAGCCAAACATCGGCCGCTCTGTCAGGGGGCTcgttggggaggggggtgttgggCCTGCGagtga